The stretch of DNA ccatctcctcctcGCCCCCATGATCTCCCATGAGAGGTCACAACAGCAGGAGGGCTTGTTTCAGGGGACGCAGTGAGGCAAACAAGgtgtttggggcttttttgctttgttcagtattttcttcccaCACAGGGCCTGGATTCAGGTTTTCTTGTGCCAGCTGtgatcactttttaaaaaatttacaAGAATCCCTGAAACACACAAAGCTGCTCGTTGTGTGCGTGGCCCTTGTATGTATATCATCGCTTCAGGAGGCACCCAAGATGCTCAGGGCAGCTGGGGGGCACCAGGAGCACCCATGGTCCGTTTGCTGCTTTATGGTGTGGAGAAGACCACTGCACTGGGTTTTAGGGACACGCAGCACCGCCGATACCGCGGCCCTCTCCGTACACACCGGGAGGGGACCTCATCCTTCAGATGTGGCACTAAGGGGCAGGGCTTGGTGACAGGACacaggtcaggttgatggttggacttgatctcagaggtcttttctcACCTAGATCATGTACCCCCAAGGACAGGGAAGCTCTCCTTTGTGTGAACATCCCACTTAGTTCCCCCCAGAAGAATCCAACGCAGCCCTGTTAGATCTTTAAGGACAGAGATGTGATTTGTGCAACCCCATCCTCCCCCCAAGGggaataaaagcagcaaagagGAAGAAGCTTTCATAAAAGCGTTTATTGGGTTAGAAATCCCATGCCATTTCTCTCTGCAGATGGATGCATTTCCATGCAGCCcccagaaaacagcacaaagcagcacaaatTCCTGCTCCGTGTGCCAGGAAGACTTGCTCCACGCATCTCTTGCAGTCCTCAATCTGATCCTCTTTTTATTAGTCAGAATATACCAAtctgttgttaaaaaaatactagtTGAAGCAGCAAATACATAGTCCAGAAGCGTTGTACTGTGCCTCTCATTTGTATCTCTTGCTCTCGTTCATTTGGTATTGCCCAGAAGGCTTCTCCTTTGGGGGCAGCTAACACAATGTCCTGTGAGCAGCACGACCTAAATTACACATTTCCAGTCGTCAGGGCACCTCCGGGGTGCAAACGCTCAGGGATTCATCGTGCAAATTCCTCTTCAGCCTGAGCACAACGAGGGATGAGGGCACCTGCAGTGAAGCAAGGCGGCGCCGGGAGCAGCTCCACGCCGGGAGCACGAGCAGAGGCGCCCGACCCAAAAAGTCATTTCTTGCCTTCATTTTTCGCTGCCTCACGGAGAGCTGTTGGAGGGGAAGCGCCTCTTTATCTGGAAGCGCTCGCACTTCTTGTACTTCATGGTCAGCCCGTACTGAGGGGTGATGTCCACCGCCTCGCCCGGGGCCAGGCTgaactccagctgctgcagcaaggtggtgaggaagaggaagaccTCCCAGCGGCCGATGGACTCGCCAATGCAGCGCCTCTTCCCCAGGCCGAACGTCAGCACTTTGTCACTCTCCGTCCTGTTGATCTCGGTCCCGGCTGCGTTGAGGAACCGCTCGGGCTTGAAGGCAGAGGGGTCCTGCCAAAGCTTCCTGCAGCGGAACGGAGAGACCTGAGCAAGCCGCTGGGGACGGCAGACAAAGGGAGTCCTCTTTGCGAGGAGTGTTGCAATGTTTTCTCATTTCACCACCCTGAAACGTTGGCAGCCTGCTGTGGCCTCTGTTCCCCACCCAAAATGCCAGCTGCATGTCAGCCCCTACCAGCTCAGCCCATTGAAACCTCCACTTCAGACTGATTGTCTTTGCCTACGCAAATACCGGGGATGATTGAAATCAGCACATAACATCTAGAGGTCCTGCGCCTCCAGCTGCAATGGGAGCGCAGGGATCGAGCAGGAACTTTTACAAAGGAAGGATGGAGACGTGAGGGATTTCTCGTCTTGCATCCTCCCTTAAAACCTCCTGACCTGTCCCAGCCTGGCCGTGCTGTGGGATTTTCCAGCACCTTGACCAAGGAACTGCCACTCAGATATGGGGAAAGATTGTGCTCCTGTTGCAGAGCAAAGCTGCTGACCCAAAGCGCTTGATCTGGGACTTTTAAGGACAGATCTGTGCAATCTCCATCCCAAGCAAGCCGACTGCACGCCGAACAGTAACGCAGTGGTGTACTCACTCGTCGTGGTTCACCTGCCACTGGTTGATGAACACGCAGGTGTCCTTGGGGATGTAGTAGCCATTCAGAGCAGTGGCTTTCGTCGTCCTGGAAGAAATACGGGCGGAGGGGACAAGTTCAGAGGAAACTCACAGCTTCGTGGTGAAACCAACACAAGTTCTGGAGGTGCTCCGTTTGCTGGGACCTCCCAAACCCCAAGCATCACCTACCTGTGTGGGATGgtgaagggcaggaaggaagagTGCCTGAACATCTCCAGGATGAAGGCTTCTGTGTAGGGCAACGTGCCTCGGTCCGACAGCCGCGGTCTCCTCTCCCGGCCGATGGTCTGATCTGCGGGAGGTGGGGAGAAGCTGGTTGGGGCCAGCCCTTTCCTCACAGGTCCCAGCCCCAAAGAATCGGGCTTGTCAGCTCACCCAGCTCGTCCTGGATCCTCTTCTGGATGTCGGGGTACAAGGCAGCATACATGAGGCACCAGGACAGGGCAGTTGTCACAGTGTCAAAGCCTGGATGGACACAAAGAAAGGCATTTAGCTACCGAAAGGCAGGATATTCGCAAATCCCAGCACCCTGGATGTGTTGGCTGGTGACACATAGCCTTGGAAAGCTTCCCCAATCAGCTGCCCCTCAAAAGCCACCTCCTGTGGCCACAACTGCCTGTGAGCCCTGCGACACCTCCAAAGCCCCAAGCATggcaggggatggggctgcACCCGTGGAGATGGCCTCACCTGCCCCAAACAGGTCGTTGACGATGGCGATGATGCTGTGGTCAGAGAGCTGGATGTGGGTGTCCTCCCCTGACATCTTCCTCTCCTGGCTGTGCCCGATCAGCGAGTCCATAATGTCCCTGATGTGCTCCTGGGGAAGAGCCAAGGGGTCAGAGACACCAAGCAGGGGAAACCTCCCCTTACCCAGCTCCGGGAGGCACCAACTGTTCCTTCCCCCACGAGCACAAAGGGGGAtgctggaggcaggggctgccaggACCAGCAGCCAGCAAGGGGCAGCGGGGTTTGGTGGACAGGCTGCAGAGCCAAGCTGGTGGGTAAGGAGAGCTGGTGGGAGCAGCTCCATCAGAGAGCTGGGAACCAGCTGCAGCAAAGTCAGCATCTCAAGAGGCTCTACCACGTCCCATAAGCAGCAGACTTGGATTTGGGCTTCCTCCTCAGAAGCTcaatttttttaagcacaaagcTCTAGGTCTGTGCCCTGTTCTAATGATTTTAATGAATgggacaaagacaaaaagaacgCAGTAAGAGAACAAGCAGCAAAGCGAGGGAAAGGTTTGCCCCAGAGCAGCATCCAAGCTCTTACCTTGTTAAAGGTGGCGTAATGGTCCTGGACAATTTTTTCTATGAACAAGTTGAAGCGCCTGTTGATGTCCTTAAAGAGATCCATGGTGCGGCTGGGCAGGTAGCGGAGCAGCGGGATGAAGTCCGAGGGGTTGCCAGCAGCCGTCACATCCCCAAATTCGTTGCTGTCGTTGaccaggctgagcagctcctggtCGTTGTGCTCGTAGCGCTTGCCGAAGCACATGGCGCAGATGACGTTGGCCACCGAGACCACCAGGTAGCGGCACGGGTcaaagctctgctgctcctccatcAGCTGCAGGAACTTGGTGACCAGGTAGGCGGCCTCCTTGGAGACGTGCTCCtccaggaggcagctgcaggacgACGTGGGGCTGGCGGCGATGGAGAAGGTCTTCAGGGCGTTCTGGGCCAGCCTGCGGCGCGCTTTCCATGCTTCCCCTGCATCGGGGCTGAAGGCCAGGCTCTGCCCGTTGGAGATGTACTTAAAGCTGGGCAGGTCGGGGCGCCCCATGAAGTCCTCCCCTTGCCTCACCAGCGCCTGCCGCAGGGTGTCCAGCCCGCTCAGCACCAGCACGGGCTGGGTGCCGATGGCCACCTCCATCACGTCCCCGTACTTCTGGCTCAGCCGCGTCAGGGCCAGGTGCGGGTCCTTCCTCAGCTCCAGCGCGTTGCCCACGATGGGGAGGCCgcgggggcccgggggggggcttCAGCCCCTTGGGCACACAGCGCCGCAGGGGCTGggtgagcagcaggagcaggcagaagaCAGCAGCCGCCAGCAGGACCTCGGTGACCGAGACACCACCggggctccccagcagccccatcgcagcctccatccctgctgccaTCGAAGAACCTTGCGGAGAAGGACAGCAATTGAGGAGGGGGCAGCCAGGACCCCACAGAAGccccccacacaccccacaAGCGGTAGCTCCCAGCAGGATGCTGTCAGGGTGGATTTTGGGGGGATTTCCAGCGGGGGTCCCTCACCCAGCGGTGCTCACCTCGGGGCGCAGCGCTCCCTCGGGGGCCCGATCCCGCCGCCAGGTACCGGGCACCCCGCCGGCCCTGCTTTATATGCATCGCCTCCCGCTCTGATTGGCCGGGCCGCCTCCCTCCACGTGACCAAAGCCTAATCAAAGCTGCCGAGCGGCCAAACTCCCGGACAGCCCCCCCCGGGATTTACGGGACCCCCCCTCAGcgctccccgggggctgccccgacggggcgggcgggcggcacGGCGGAGGGGGAGTGCGCGGCACCGGGCGGTacgaggggctgcggggacaccgggggggaGACACGGAGGTCCGGGGAGGTGACAAGGGGGGGACATCGCGTGCGAAGCGGCAGGGAGGTTTGGGCACCCTGGCACGCCACCGGGGAACCTCTTAAAGGAGCCGCAGCCCCACGGGGATCCGCGAAcacgccggggggggggggcacgcaCCGGCTCCGTCCCGCACCCCTCGGTGCTCCCCACCCGACTTTGCCCTAAAGGGGGGGATCTCGGATCCGGCACGActcccccccagacccccgTGGGGGACGCGGGGCAGGTCCacggggggggcggcggggccgggggtcACGGCCGGGGCTTGCCGGTTAAAAATTGGCCAGGTTCGCGTGAGAAGCCGCCGTGccctctgtccccccccccggcccccggggaCAACGGGGGCTGGGGTCACgtcggggggcggggggggcgaggggacaGCATCGCGTGCGAAGGGGCCGGGACGGACCTGGGACGGTCACTCGTTGTCACGCTatgggtgtgggggggggaaatggCTTATAAAGGGCCAGGGCGGTGGCCCCACGTCCAGGAGCCCGGCCCGGGGTCAGGGTGGCGCCGGGCAGgatcgcccccccccccccccccccccccccccccccccgcagcggGTAACGGGGCTCGGTCCCGCTTGTATCCCCCCCCACGGGACCCGGGGGGCAGCCCacgggggatggggggggggctcggcaGTGCCACCACGCTTGGGAACATGCCGGTGGCAGGGGACACGCAGGGCAGGCGGTGCCGTCCCCCTGCAGCACACCTACATGTCTACATGTCTATAGGCTCCTGCGCCGCGCGGCGCCGTGCACACACACCTTGCACGCCCAAAGCTGGCCCGCGTCTGCTGCAGCCGTGCACTTCTAGCACCCCCATGGCCCGTGCCCGCCACCCGCACCACGCCGTTGGGGTGTTCGCCCtcccaaaacctttttttttttttttttagggtttcCCCCGTATTTGAGCACATCCCCCATGTGTCGGCAGGCGTCCTCCCCACGCCGGGCTGGGAGGCATCTCCCGCGTGAGCCGTCCACACGGTGCCTCTCGTTAGCGTGTGCAATTATTGGGCTGAATTTTAGCAGCCTGGGTTTTGTAACTGTCCCTGCCAAGCGTTAATGAGCCTACTCACTGCTATTAATGATCCCGCTTGGGCCAGGTGTTGAAAGCCTTTATTAAATATTAGCTCAGCCTCTCCCTGGGCACGATTCCCCCCGTGCTTTCCAAAGAGCAGATGAAAActtggggcaaaaaaaaaaaaaaaaacaaattcccTCCACCTAATGAACACTCCCGCTCCCCCCGGCTGAGCCAGGACCCTGCGTGTCCCCCGCCGGggttttttggaggggggggacGGGGTCGTGGGGCCGAGCCCAGGCGGCGGTCGCATGTCACGGTCAGGAAGTGTGCCAGTGACTTCTCACGCAACCCTGGCCAATCGTTAACCTGAGGCTGGCCCCGGCCACGAGGTCCTGCCACCGTGGGGACACCGGTACCCTGCTCGTCCCCGCTCCGGCAGCGTGGTGGAGCTGGGGAACATCTGCCCTGGGCTCCGGGGCTGGATCCTGGGGCTCGGCCCCCTCTGTTAATGGGTAGCCGTCCCGTGGGTCCTCCTCGCTGTGACCCCGCAGATAAGCACCCGGCCACCTATTTTAAGCCTCGagtggagcaggaggcagcaggagaggaaccCATCCGGGGGTTTGGGACCCCCTCTCCTCACTCTGCTGGGACCCCAGCCCTCTGTGACCTGAGGACCTGCAGGTAGGAGAGGATGTGTGCCTGTGGGGCTCTGAGCACGGACGTGGAAAGTTTTAAAGCTGGGTGGGAGAATTCGTGCTATAGCTCTCCCTGAGCTGCTTGGGGTTCCCCACGCTAATCCTGCACCTCACTTCCCATTATCTCATTCTAGAtggcagcagggatggaggctgcgatggggctgctggggagccccGGTGGTGTCTCGGTCACCGAGGTCCTGCTGGCGGCTGCTGtcttctgcctgctcctgctgctcaccCAGCCCCTGCGGCGCTGTGTGCCCAAGGGGCTGaagccccccccgggcccccgcGGCCTCCCCATCGTGGGCAACGCGCTGGAGCTGAGGAAGGACCCGCACCTGGCCCTGACGCGGCTGAGCCAGAAGTACGGGGACGTGATGGAGGTGGCCATCGGCACCCAGCCCGTGCTGGTGCTGAGCGGGCTGGACACCCTGCGGCAGGCGCTGGTGAGGCAAGGGGAGGACTTCATGGGGCGCCCCGACCTGCCCAGTTTCCGACACATCACAGACGGGCAGAGCCTGGGCTTCAGCCCTGACTCAGGGGAAGTGTGGAAAGCGCGCCGCAGGCTGGCCCAGAACGCCCTGAAGACCTTCTCCATCGCCGCCAGCCCCACGTcgtcctgcagctgcctcctggaGGAGCACGTCTCCAAGGAGGCCGCCTACCTGGTCACCAAGTTCCTGCAGCTgatggaggagcagcagagctttgACCCGTGCCGCTACCTGGTGGTCTCGGTGGCCAACGTCATCTGTGCCATGTGCTTCGGCAAGCGCTACGACCACAATGaccaggagctgctcagcctggtCAACGACAGCGAGAAGTTCGGGGACGTGGCGGCTGCTGGCAACCTCTCGGACTTCATCCCGCTGCTCCGCTACCTGCCCAGCCGCGCCATGGATCTCTTTAAAGATTTCAACGAGCGGTTCATCCGTTTCCTGCAGGCGATTGTCAAGGAGCACTACGAGACGTATGACAAGGTGAGAGTTTTGGGGACCCCAGACAGCCCCAGAGATGGGTCCCACTCTGCGCTGGGGACTCGtttgtcctcctgcagccaagTGACTATGGCCATCGGTGTTCCTGTGGATATTGCTCCATCTAGGAGTACAGCCTGTCCAGCTGTAACCTCTTCATGTTGCAGGCCAGTACGCATGCTCTTTGGCTCTTGTGTGCCAAGAGCAGTTGGTTGGGCAATATTCTGACCTGTCAGCAGGGCTGCTTGCACAGGTGCCCTGCAGAGCCACTTCCTCATTTGCATTGGCTGCAAAATCAGTAGGGATCACCATGGGGGTTGAAAGATGATGTTCTCCAGTTGGTAACCCAATGCTCTGCTTGGCCACTggctcttctcttctcttctcttctcttctcttctcttctcttctcttctNNNNNNNNNNcttctcttctcttctcttctcttctcttctcttctcttctcttctctcttcctcaggACAACATCCGAGACATCACCGACTCCCTCATCGAGCAGtgcctggagaagaaagaagccaGCACCGCTGCGCGGATCCCTGATGAGAAGATTGTCAACCTGGTCAACGACCTCTTCGGAGCAGGTAtcttgccctgctgctccctcagcTATGGCAGGTCACCTCGGGCTCCTCACCTTACAGCTCTGACCCCAGTTGTCCAGCACCAGGTGGCCACTTTGGGTCCAAGCACCCATCCCCCTGCTCTGGACCTTCTTAGGACACCCCCAGAGACCATGTGGGATATTAGGTCTGGAAGAAAGCTTCAGGAACACGCCAGGGGCACAGTTGATAGCTCGGTCAGGGTGGCTTTTCCTGGTTGAGGGAGACGTCTGCTGCCTGATTCACCCTTGAGTAGCTCTGTGGAAACTCCCCCGCTTCCAAAGAAGTTGAAATCTTACACAAACCTGGCATAACCCCAGGGCGATCCAGGACGAATGAGAACTGAACCTTTTAGCAAAGGTTTCTCCAACAGGATACAAACCCAAGCCCTGCGGTGTGCCCGGGATGTCCTCTCCCTTCTTAGCCATCCACGTGCCAGTCCGGCAGCGAGCATAGCACATATGGGGCCATGCACAACGCAGGTTGTGCATGACACCCATGGGGCCTGCATGATCTCCCCTCTCCACCCAGGCTTTGACAGCGTGACAAACGCCCTGTCCTGGTGCCTCATGTACCTGGTGACATACCCCGACATCCAGAAGAGGATCCAGGCGGAACTGGGTGAGCTGATGAGCCCGATTCTTTGAGGCTGGGACCTATGAGGCGAGGGCTGGCCCCAGCCAgcttctcctccccacctcccgcAGATCAGACCATCGGCCGGGAGAGGAGACCGCGGCTGTCAGACCAAGGCACGCTGCCCTACACGGAAGCCTTCATCCTGGAGATGTTCAGGCACTGttccttcctgcccttcacCATCCCACACAGGTAGGTGATGCTTGGGGACGGGCTGGGCTTGCCGAGGTGAGGACCTGAGACACCGCGGTgcagcctgcccagcagcagagcagggaacaTTCAATCAATTAGTACAATAATGGCTTCATCACGGACACAGGGAGCTCACCGCTCCCGTGCAGGGCAGTGTGGGCAAAGTTTGAGTCCCGTGAGGATGCGGAAGAGcctttttgctttccaaaacCTCAGAGCCCTCTCTTCTCGCCCCAGCACAACCAGGGACACGGCGCTGAACGGCTACTACATCCCAAAGGGCCGTTGCGTGTTCATCAACCAGTGGCAGGTGAACCATGACGAGTGAGTAtctgcagaggcagaaagggaaaaaggggtgGGTAAGGGATCTACTAAATCTACTAAATCCAGGGATATCCTAACCATGAGAGCCCCCCTGCACCCGTGGCCAGGAGACTCCATCTCAGCACCTGATCTTCTCCACCCCAGGAAACTTTGGAAGGACCCGCACGTT from Oxyura jamaicensis isolate SHBP4307 breed ruddy duck chromosome 10, BPBGC_Ojam_1.0, whole genome shotgun sequence encodes:
- the LOC118172279 gene encoding LOW QUALITY PROTEIN: cytochrome P450 1A4-like (The sequence of the model RefSeq protein was modified relative to this genomic sequence to represent the inferred CDS: deleted 1 base in 1 codon) yields the protein MHIKQGRRGARYLAAGSGPRGSAAPRGSSMAAGMEAAMGLLGSPGGVSVTEVLLAAAVFCLLLLLTQPLRRCVPKGLKPPPGPRGLPIVGNALELRKDPHLALTRLSQKYGDVMEVAIGTQPVLVLSGLDTLRQALVRQGEDFMGRPDLPSFKYISNGQSLAFSPDAGEAWKARRRLAQNALKTFSIAASPTSSCSCLLEEHVSKEAAYLVTKFLQLMEEQQSFDPCRYLVVSVANVICAMCFGKRYEHNDQELLSLVNDSNEFGDVTAAGNPSDFIPLLRYLPSRTMDLFKDINRRFNLFIEKIVQDHYATFNKEHIRDIMDSLIGHSQERKMSGEDTHIQLSDHSIIAIVNDLFGAGFDTVTTALSWCLMYAALYPDIQKRIQDELDQTIGRERRPRLSDRGTLPYTEAFILEMFRHSSFLPFTIPHRTTKATALNGYYIPKDTCVFINQWQVNHDEKLWQDPSAFKPERFLNAAGTEINRTESDKVLTFGLGKRRCIGESIGRWEVFLFLTTLLQQLEFSLAPGEAVDITPQYGLTMKYKKCERFQIKRRFPSNSSP
- the LOC118172281 gene encoding cytochrome P450 1A5-like, producing the protein MAAGMEAAMGLLGSPGGVSVTEVLLAAAVFCLLLLLTQPLRRCVPKGLKPPPGPRGLPIVGNALELRKDPHLALTRLSQKYGDVMEVAIGTQPVLVLSGLDTLRQALVRQGEDFMGRPDLPSFRHITDGQSLGFSPDSGEVWKARRRLAQNALKTFSIAASPTSSCSCLLEEHVSKEAAYLVTKFLQLMEEQQSFDPCRYLVVSVANVICAMCFGKRYDHNDQELLSLVNDSEKFGDVAAAGNLSDFIPLLRYLPSRAMDLFKDFNERFIRFLQAIVKEHYETYDKDNIRDITDSLIEQCLEKKEASTAARIPDEKIVNLVNDLFGAGFDSVTNALSWCLMYLVTYPDIQKRIQAELDQTIGRERRPRLSDQGTLPYTEAFILEMFRHCSFLPFTIPHSTTRDTALNGYYIPKGRCVFINQWQVNHDEKLWKDPHVFNPERFLNAEGTEVNKEDGEKVLVFGLGKRRCIGEFIGRRQVFLFLTTLLQQLEFSVRDGRRVDMTPRYGLSLKHKRCEHFQVKQRFPMASLS